One Myotis daubentonii chromosome 3, mMyoDau2.1, whole genome shotgun sequence genomic window carries:
- the LOC132231123 gene encoding cytochrome P450 4A11-like: protein MSISVLSPTRFLGSISGLLQVASLLALVLLLLKAAQLYLLRQWLLKAVREFPSPPSHWLFGHKQEFQTDQELQQFQKWVEKFPCACPRWLWGSRVSLMVYDPDYMKMVLGRSDPKNHGSYRFLAPWIGYGLLLLNGQTWFQHRRMLTPAFHYDILKPYVGLMADSVRVMLDKWEELISQDSHLEISEHISLMTLDTIMKCAFSQKGSLQTDRKSQSYIQAIKDVKTLFISRVRNFFYQNDIIYWLTPDGRWNQRACQLAHQHTDRVIKLRKAHLQEEEELEKVRRKRNLDFLDILLFARMKNGSSLSDKDLRAEVDTFMFEGHDTTASGISWILYALATHPEHQQRCRQEIQSLLGDGASITWDHLDQMPYTTMCIKEALRLYPPVPAVGRELSKPITFPDGRSLPKGIHVSLNFYALHHNPKVWPNPEVFDPSRFAPDSDSHSHAFLPFSGGSRNCIGKHFAMKELKVAVALTLLRFELAADPLQAPIPVPKIVLDSKNGIHLKLRKLL from the exons ATGAGTATCTCGGTGCTGAGCCCCACAAGATTCCTGGGCAGTATCTCTGGGCTCCTGCAGGTGGCTTCCCTGCTGGCTCTGGTTCTGCTGCTGCTCAAGGCAGCCCAGCTCTACCTGCTCAGGCAGTGGCTGCTCAAAGCTGTCCGGGAGTTCCCATCCCCTCCTTCACACTGGCTGTTCGGGCACAAACAGGAG TTCCAAACGGACCAGGAGCTACAACAGTTTCAGAAATGGGTAGAGAAATTCCCATGTGCCTGTCCTCGCTGGCTATGGGGGAGCAGAGTCAGCCTCATGGTTTATGACCCTGACTACATGAAGATGGTCCTGGGAAGATCAG ACCCAAAGAATCATGGTTCATACAGATTCCTGGCTCCCTGGATTG GATATGGTTTGCTCCTGCTGAATGGACAGACCTGGTTCCAACACCGGAGGATGCTGACCCCAGCCTTCCACTATGACATTCTGAAGCCCTACGTAGGGCTCATGGCCGACTCTGTCCGAGTGATGCTG GACAAATGGGAGGAGCTCATCAGCCAGGACTCTCACCTGGAGATCTCTGAACACATCTCCTTGATGACCCTAGACACCATCATGAAGTGCGCCTTCAGCCAGAAGGGCAGCCTCCAGACAGACCG CAAATCCCAATCCTACATCCAGGCCATTAAGGATGTGAAAACTCTCTTTATTTCTCGAGTGAGGAATTTCTTCTACCAGAACGACATCATCTACTGGCTGACACCTGATGGCCGCTGGAACCAGCGGGCCTGCCAGCTCGCCCACCAACACACAG ACAGAGTGATCAAGCTGAGGAAGGCACACCtacaggaggaggaagagttgGAGAAGgtcaggagaaaaaggaacttggATTTCCTGGACATCCTCCTCTTTGCCAGA ATGAAGAATGGGAGTAGCTTGTCTGACAAGGACCTCCGTGCTGAAGTGGACACATTCATGTTTGAGGGACATGACACCACAGCCAGTGGTATCTCCTGGATCCTCTATGCTCTGGCTACTCACCCTGAGCATCAACAGAGGTGCCGCCAGGAGATCCAGAGCCTCCTGGGGGATGGTGCCTCCATCACCTG GGATCACCTGGATCAGATGCCATACACCACCATGTGCATCAAGGAGGCACTGCGACTCTATCCACCTGTACCAGCTGTTGGCAGAGAGCTCAGCAAGCCCATCACCTTCCCTGATGGACGCTCCTTACCCAAAG GAATCCATGTCTCACTTAACTTTTATGCACTTCACCATAATCCGAAGGTGTGGCCTAACCCAGAG GTGTTTGACCCTTCCCGTTTTGCACCGGATTCTGATTCACACAGCCATGCTTTCCTGCCCTTCTCAGGAGGATCAAG GAACTGCATTGGGAAGCATTTCGCCATGAAGGAGCTGAAGGTGGCTGTGGCCTTGACCCTGCTTCGCTTTGAGCTGGCGGCAGATCCTCTCCAAGCTCCCATCCCCGTCCCAAAGATCGTCTTGGATTCCAAGAATGGGATCCACCTGAAGCTCAGAAAGCTCCTCTAG